The following coding sequences are from one Triticum dicoccoides isolate Atlit2015 ecotype Zavitan chromosome 4A, WEW_v2.0, whole genome shotgun sequence window:
- the LOC119283615 gene encoding heparan-alpha-glucosaminide N-acetyltransferase-like — protein MEKGQDIAASGGEKGSEQHAIDVVPIEVEHGDGKGVVHAGAGDDTEKERLVVVEEPQKKKSTRVAALDAFRGLTIVLMVLVDDAGGAYERMDHSPWNGCTLADFVMPFFLFIVGVAIAFAMKRVPNMGAAVKKVSVRTLKMLFWGLLLQGGYSHAPDDLAYGVDMKVIRWCGILQRIALVYFVVALIEVFTIKVRPVTVRSGPYAIFHAYRWLGGFIVFIVYMVTTFSLYVPDWSYVYHSDGDANDGKRFTVQCGVRGHLDPACNAVGHVDRVVWGINHLYSQPVWIRTKDCTFSSPESGPLRADAPSWCLAPFEPEGLLSSISSILSGTIGIHYGHVLIHFKTHKERLKHWLSMGFSLLLLGILLHFTKAIPINKQLYSISYVCFTAGAAGIVLSAFYMLIDVWGLRVPFLFLEWIGMNAMLVYVLAAQGIFAAFVNGWYYESQDKTLVNWIQKHVFVNVWHSERLGTLLYVIFGEILFWGVVSGILHKLGIYWKL, from the exons ATGGAGAAGGGGCAGGACATAGCGGCATCCGGCGGTGAGAAAGGTTCAGAGCAGCACGCCATTGATGTAGTTCCCATAGAGGTAGAGCATGGCGACGGCAAGGGCGTCGTCCACGCCGGAGCCGGAGATGACACCGAGAaggagagactggtcgttgttgaGGAGCCCCAGAAGAAGAAGAGCACGAGGGTGGCAGCTCTCGATGCCTTCAGAGGGCTCACCATTGTG CTGATGGTACTGGTGGACGATGCCGGTGGGGCTTACGAGCGGATGGACCACTCGCCATGGAACGGTTGCACTCTGGCAGACTTTGTCATGcccttcttcctcttcatcgtcggtGTCGCAATCGCCTTTGCCATGAAG AGGGTTCCAAACATGGGTGccgctgtgaagaaggtcagcgtcAGAACACTAAAAATGCTCTTCTGGGGCCTGCTACTGCAAG GTGGATACTCTCACGCTCCGGACGACCTTGCTTATGGAGTGGACATGAAGGTGATAAGATGGTGTGGCATCCTCCAG AGGATAGCTTTGGTGTACTTCGTGGTTGCCCTCATAGAGGTGTTCACCATAAAGGTGCGGCCTGTCACCGTCCGTTCCGGTCCTTACGCCATCTTCCATGCCTACCGGTG GTTAGGCGGATTCATCGTGTTCATCGTATACATGGTCACGACGTTCTCGCTTTATGTTCCAGATTGGAGCTATGTGTACCATTCAGATGGCGATGCCAATGATGGGAAGCGGTTTACG GTACAATGTGGTGTAAGGGGTCACCTGGACCCGGCTTGCAATGCAGTGGGTCATGTTGACAGGGTGGTCTGGGGGATTAATCATCTCTACTCGCAGCCCGTCTGGATCCGGACTAAG GATTGTACATTTAGCTCACCCGAATCAGGTCCTCTCCGTGCCGATGCTCCATCATGGTGTCTTGCGCCATTCGAACCAGAAGGATTGTTAAG TTCAATATCGTCGATTCTATCAGGGACAATTGGAATCCACTATGGCCATGTTCTAATCCATTTCAAG ACCCATAAGGAGAGACTGAAACACTGGCTTTCAATGGGCTTTTCACTCCTCTTGCTCGGCATTCTCCTTCACTTCACAAAAG CTATTCCAATCAATAAGCAACTCTACAGTATCAGTTACGTTTGCTTCACTGCCGGCGCGGCTGGAATAGTTCTTTCAGCTTTCTACATGCTG ATTGATGTCTGGGGCCTGAGAGTACCATTCTTGTTCCTCGAGTGGATCGGCATGAACGCCATGCTTGTGTACGTCCTAGCGGCACAGGGCATATTTGCAGCTTTCGTGAACGGATGGTACTATGAGTCACAAGATAAAACCCTT GTTAACTGGATCCAAAAGCATGTGTTTGTCAATGTATGGCATTCAGAAAGGCTGGGAACTCTGCTGTACGTCATATTTGGAGAGATCCTCTTCTGGGGTGTTGTCTCTGGCATCTTGCACAAGCTGGGGATTTACTGGAAACTATGA